The sequence TTAGCGCGTTGTAGAGGTGCGCGTCGGCGCGGACGTCGTGGTCCCTGAGAACCGGGAGGACGCGAGAGATCTCACGCGGCTCGCCACCGCCTACCggtgtgcgatcggcacgaatcgTCTGTCGATCTCATCGTCCTTTCGCCTTCTGGGAAACAGAGTCGTCGCTCCATCGGTGCCGCTCGAGCCAATCGCGAACGGGGAGGATGCTGACGCGGAGCGTCGTTTATCTTGTGAATGAGGCAGGTGCACTCAGCCCTATCTGGAAAGCAAACATAACCAAACATAAGTGGAACGCGAAGAAAATACATGACATACTGGAACGAACTGAGGCTAGCTAGTTGTTGCTTACCGACGAATCGGGATGTGCCTCCAGCAGCAAACACCATTATAACAGATGATCTGGCATGTATCAGGGTAGAAGGGAAGAAAATAATTGGACTATAGCAATTTGTGAAAATCCCATCCTCAATATCCTAATACGCAATCCCTAGATCACTGCACAATCCTAGATAAAAGGTCGAGATAATTCAgttcaaaaacaaaacaaaacatacTAAGCAGTGATCATACCATCCATTAGACTCTAAGCACCAGAGAATGAATACCCAAGCAATAAGAATGTACAACAGGTCATCGTCATTGTATACATGTATGGGAGTGTAACTGTGTTAACTTGAACTTAACAGATGTGCTTATTAGAGGATGATTAGATACAAAATATCTAGACCGATGAAGGTTACAGAACTAACACAACACTTTAAGAAATTTTGATAGCCAGTGGTTTAGACAACAAAACAGTAGCAATCTTTGCAAAGGCTGACAGAGTAGGCAACAAGTGATTATGATACAGGAGTAGGCATATTCGTAATTTTTCTAGATAATACAGTGATCAAATAATAAAATACAGTGATCAAATAATCATAATAAGGTGAACAAATAATGTAGTGTACCTGGTGAAACTAAAACCTGCTCAAAGGAGACATAATACAAGTCTCAAAATACCAATCGATTCATCAACATCAGCATAACCACTTGCATATTAGGAGTACTTACCAGCGTTAGGTGTTCTACGAGACCTGGACGTATTCTTGTGTCTAGAAAATAAAACAATCAGTTTGCTGGCATACATACACAATAGAATAGGCGAGCAGAACAGGGTGCCGAAAATTCACCAGCAAGGGCGCCACTTCGCTGATGTGTTGGATCTTAAATCTCCCCTGTTTTACATGTGGTGATGCTAGGAAAGGAAATCCACTGCACAAACTCAACGGTTGGAGCAACGATTAGCAAGCAGCGACAAACATAGGAAAAATGATTCATCAGAAGGAGAAGGCCAAGGGGGGAGGGAAGAGGCCGAGGAGATGGTATGGGAAGCTGGAGGTGTACCTAGGATAGATCATTCATGGCTCCACCTCCTGGCCATCTCTAATCTTGGTTTGCTATTTATAACTCAAACAACCTTTATACTTCCCTGGTAACATCAAGGAGCGAGATGCGAGTGTGCGTGGTTGGTCCTGTTGCTGGGACCGCCTCGACCGCACGGGCGAAGAACTACCCATTGGCGTTGTGACTGCGGATGTGGAAGAGGGAGGGGAGGTCCTAGGGCTCGAGATGGTAGAGGTCGATCTCGGCGATGGCGTCGACGCGGAGGCGACAGCCGAGAATGCGGTGACGGAGATAGGAGGAGACGAGCTCCTCgtcgttgaaggccgaggcgtggGGCACCTCTCCCGCGGCGGCGGCTGCGCATGTGGGGCTCGAGGCGGTAGAGGTCGATCTCGGCGATGGCGTTGACGCGGAGGCGGCGCCCGAGAACGCCACGACGGAGGGAGGAGGAGGCGACTCCTCATCGCGGAAGGCCTAGGGTTTCGGGGGATGCATCGCGAGCGGGGCAGGGACACCGTGGCGTGCGTCCAGGGGGAGTGGGGCGAGGAGGAGGGGGAGCCAGGCGCGACGACGGTGTCGGAGGCTTGAAGCGGAGGCGACGGACGGACGGTGATGATTTGACGCATATAGATGGACGGTGTAGATTGGCTgaaggcagaaccaggggaggcagcctaccccttacagccttaataggtagtatagatttAACTGTTTATTATGAATCATCAAAACAATTTGTAGACAATAAGTTCATTACAGATATATCAGTACAGGCAAAAAAATGTGGTAGAGAGCTCTGACCTGATCTTCTGCATttcttcaaatacatcagctgagtaTGACCGCTCTTCATCAGCAAAATGCATTATACCATCAAGGTGATGCCTTTTGACATGATAGATTGCATTATTCCTTTGACATACAGCAATCTTTCGTACACTCGTGGTATTCTTTCTACATATAAGATGCCTGTACATAACCCCAGAAGACCTCAGAATTTCTGCTGTTTCATAGGACTGTTCAGGCCATTCCACCACCAACCATAAAAGAGGTGCCTGTACAGCTTTCAAAACATGGGCTAGCCGATTCAAGTAATATGCCTGTTGTGGCCGAACAGAAGTGATCGTCACGATTATCAGCAGCTTCTTCACAGGAATGTCAGATTCTTCAATAGCAGGTAATGCAGGTGAAGATTCAGCAAAATCTGCCTCATCATCCAACATTGCAGGAACTGGAGGGCTCTCTTGAACCTGAGGCTCGTCAATCAGTTCGACCTCTTTCTCTACTACAACTGTCTCCAACTCCTTAACTTTGGTGCCCATCATTTCCACCTCAATCACACCATCATGGAACGGAAGCCTCTCGTTTTCGGATACTATTTTCTTGTAAACATCGACAGAGAACAAAGGCATGAACCCAATGAAAATGCCAACCATGAAAAAGAACAGCAGATGGACTGCAACTCTCCTGCAGGTCAACCCCTTTGATTTTGACCTCTCCTGTGATCGGCTATGCCTCTGGGAAGTCATAGCCGCGCACACAGATTTTAGCTTGCTCGACAGCAGGAAAAAGTCCAAGGAGATCACTGAGGCCAGCAACCCCCTCATTGCGACATAGGACTGTGAGTACAGCAGTTTTGGGGACGGCGAGGGATTGTTGAACTCGGACCAGTCCCTAACCGACCCTTCCCGTAGGATAATCCCACTGTTCCTTCGACTGGACACCATTCCAGAATCAAGGCTTCGTGATGCATGTACTCCTCTTGAATTACTCAAAAGCACGAGTCCTTTATTCCACGGTTGTTGCACTTTCTATCCCTTTAACTCATGTAAGACTGCAAAACATTCTTCCCTGATGAGGTCATCAATCGAATCGTACCTGCAAAACAACGTGATGCGAGGCGTGCGTCAGCTCAGCTCAAGATCAATCAATACATGCTCACGCTAACCCATAGAGCAGGCTAAACTGAAACATTCTCCCGGAGCAGCGATCCAAATTGAAGGAGAGCAAGATCCAAAGCTAAAGCCTAAAGGTACAGACTCTAAGAACTTAGAAGATCACCAAGGAAACCAGACATTTCTGAGGCGGGCCTAACTAACAGCCATGGGGGGATCAACTGAACCCCGCAAATTTACTGCTACCATCAATCCACTCCACCGCGCAGACGCCCAGGACGGGAATCCGCAAGCTAGCTGGACGGATCGGATTCTTCTTGTGCAGGACAAAGcaagcgaaccagcaacccgtccAAGCAAGCAAAGGCCGGGCGAGACGGCTGGAGAGGATCCGATGGTTGATGGACTTCCAGCATGCCTCACATGGTAGGAGGAGAGGATAGGGATCTCGACACCTCTCCCCCACCCCCATCCTCCTCCCCTCAGCCCCTCCGGCGGCCGGGCGGGCAATTCGGCCATGGATCCCCCACGCGGAGGTCAGCGCCCTTTGTCCCCTACTACCTCCACGGTTTCCCCTCGTACTTCTCCGCGTGACCGCTGGTTCATCCCGTGGGTCTCCGCGCGCAGGGGCAAGGCCGATTGGGCCGCTGCGGAGCAGGATTCTCCGTCCGCGTCCCCTACGCGTCGAGGTTCCATGGCGCTCTCCGTCCTTCGTCCCCCCCTCCCCCGTGCCAAGGAAGGTCTGGGTCTCGGGCAGAGACGGTGCCACTCCATGGGGTCCTACGAGTACGTCATGGACGACCGCGCCTCGCTCCGCGTGGCGATCAAGCCGCCCAAGAAGAAGCCCGCGGCCTCCAAGTCGCGCCGCCGCGGCGCCATGTCGGAGTGCGAGTTCGGCGCGTCCACGCGCGAGGAGACCTCGCTCCGCCTGCCATTCCCAGCAACGGCCCTAGACCATGACGGGATTTGGGCGCGCGGGCTTGCGGGTCGCGGCGGGCTGTGCAGGCGGTTCCCAAGCGCGTAGGAAGGCGGCCGTTGCGGGCGTGCGGTGCAGCATGGACGACATCGCGCGACGGGATTCGCGACGGGCGTGCGCAGCGGCTAGCAGGCGTGCGTGCGGGCATTTCGCGACGGGGGTTTAGCGGCGGGCGTAGGGACGGCGTGCGGGTCGCGGCGGGATTCGCGGGCGGTTGCAGGCGTGCGGCGCGGCATGGACGGCGTCAAGCGGCGGGATTCGTGGACAACGCGAGCAGGGGCCGGCTGCGGCTCGCGCCGTCGCGCGGAGGAGGGTAGGAGGCGGCGGGAGGAGTGTAGAGGCAAAGCTAGGGTGCTCGCACGGTTGGACGATCGGGTGGGGGCGGGGCGATGCGTGGGGGGTGAGAGTGCGCGCATCTGACGGCTGAGAGACTCTAGAGCGTATTGGATGGTTGAGATCGTCGGAAGGCAGAACAAGcagaggcagcctaccccttagagccttaataggtagtatagattcAGTCACGCTCTCCATATTGGCAAAACCAAACACACGGTTGAACTTCATCAATAAAACTGTTTGTTAAGTTAAAATGAAAAAAAAAACAGTTTTATTAAGCTGTGCCAGACGGACTTAAAATATTTTATCATCACGATCGTTGTGAAAAATGAATAGAGAAAAATGAAATAGAATGGCAGAAAACCTAAACGTGAGGTTGGCGAAAAGAGAAAAGAACTAGAGCATCCCGTGGAGAGAAGGCGGCGGCAGCGCCTGTGGGAGATGTCAATCCTGTGGGAGAAGAGCGCGGGTTGGCGATGGCTGGTTCGGCGGACGCGTGACTCGAAGCCCTTCTTTTTCACGTTCGCGGCGCTGTGCGGCGTCGTCCCCGGCGTAATCGGCTACGGCGTGATGCAGCTCACCGGCTCCCGCAACGAGCAGCTCGAGGCCCACCTTCGCTCCACGGCCCGTCCCGAGACCACGGTGCGTGCTAGCGCTTCCCTCTTACAGATCCCACCGTGATCGATGGTTGCTATTATTGATTGTTGTTATAAATTATTCTCTTCGATTTGAGATCACTGTTCGGGGAACTATGGTTGATTGGTCGATCTAGTTTACATGTTCAATCAGTTTCTCACTTGAAATTCACGGATTTCAAAGACACGGCAACACGTTTGAGGGATTGATGGAGCTGAACTAGGGTTTGAGCCCTATCTTTTGAGGGATATCATGTAAATGTTCCAGGTGgttcttttttattttttcttgtcTTGCATAGTATTTTAATAGGAATTCATAGGTTTTAGGATGCCTGTACCAGATTGATTTACTTGACTGCATCTGACTGGCTGTCTCTGGTTCCCAGACTAAGATGTTAGCGGTGATAGGTGCCAACCATTGGTTGTATTGGTTCGAATAGTTGAAATCCATTCCATTTACAGTTCAGGTTAATAATAACTGTACCTGCCAGCCAGCACGAGCGATGATTAGGGGCAAACCAGCTAGCTTTGCTTCTTCTTTCTTTAATCAAACTGGTGAATGAATTTTGTAATTCATGGCCAGTCAATGTGTCAAAAGAAGCATAAGTGCGCCTTATTTCTGCCAACTCTCTGTAAACTTAAATCTTTGTTTCAGTGTGGACACACCCGTTATTGGCAGTGTGGTGCAACAGTTGTGCAACTATAATTCTGCTAATAGATAGAAAGGTAATGAACCCAACAATAATAATCAAATGTCAACAGTTGTATTATTAGACAATCCAAGCAATGTTCTTATCTGTTCTAAGGTAAATTGGTACATCAGCATCTATGTGTATTAGTAATTTTGGCTAAAGACAGTGTTATGCTCATGTTGAAGTCGAGGGGTGCCCTGTTGCTACAATGCTTATTCCCATTAACCAGGTACTGTATGAATCAAATGCTAGTAATATTGAAGAATCAATCAATATATTAAGTTACAAGTTGTGGAGCAAATATTCAAGACACATAACATTACAGTTCTGTGTTGTTTCACTAGTTAACTCTCTTGTTGTATGTTCAAACTTGCTTTTAGAGCTACTGCAGCAATCTCTACGCATAAGCAGGCTGCAGGATGAAGATACTGATATTCTGTAGAGAGTATATCAATACACCTGCCATTAATTTTGTTTTTTCTTCTTGTGCTGATGCTAGTCAGTCCATCTGACCATTTATTTTACTCTGGGTATTATTCATATGGGACTGGCAAAGTTGATGACCTCTTCATAGCCATGAATGCCAAAATTTGCTGTCTCTAAATTTTGAAGCATTGAGCATTCAAATTATGTTATGTACTAGTTAGAGGTCCATGCATTGCTAGGGTTTCTATATCACATGGTAGCACTCTATATAGAGCAAAGGTGCCCAACGTCATCTGAACGAGAAGCATTCGTCATCGAGTAGGCCCACTGCCCATTAGGTATGGCGACCACCTGGTGACTACTGACTAAATACATCTATTTAGTTGTCGATCGACTTTAGGTGTATTTAAGGCCCACCCTCAACTCCAAACCAACGCTTCCTGTAAACACAAGCAAACGAGAGCTCCAGTGGTTAGATGAGGGAAGCCTGTATTCAGGCAGCCAAGTTCGATCTGTGTAATgttttttatatatcatataggtAAACTTTGCTTAATGGGATACACAATTATATATTTTTTACTTTGCAATTATTAGTGTGTGTGTGTATCTCGCTTTAATATAACACAAACACACAATTGTTGTAGTGGTATGAGCCACTTGCTTCGAGCTGAGGGGATGTGGCCACGTTCCTCGTTCCGGGAACGTTCGTTCCGTTCCAGGAACGTGGGAACAATCTCGTTCCCACAGTGTTAAAACCTAGTTTTAGTAGCGTACCGTGTACCACGTTCCCGTTCCTCGATCCCATCGATCCGGGAACCTGGTTAGGGTTCAAATCTTAGCCCTGGCGCTCTGCTTTTTTTGCTGCTTATTCCGTGAATTTGGCAGCGATTTCGGGCGGCACGCGCACGCGGATAGTGCGACAACGATTGACGAAACTCGTGCTTAAAGATAGTAGAGATATCTTGATATTGCAATCTAGATTTGTTAGGTATGCATGGTTGTTGGCTCTTGTGGCTTGGTTGGTTCATGATTTGAAGCCACATGTTTGTGTAAAATAGTTCATCTGTACAAACCCAAGCAGCTTACTGTTGCGGAGTTTTGCTCACATGGCATGCCAAAAACCAAATCAGAGATGGGGATGAGTgctgtttttttttctgtttctaTAGTCCACTAAACACTGGAACTAACCATCTAGCAGCCCGAGCTCTTGCTTCCACAGCCTCCAGTTTTGAGGAGGTCGACATCCAAATCATAGTTAAGGGAACAAACAAATGGTTTTGGAGAATTaagggggtgggggtgggggtgaTGGGGAAGTTCACTAATATGTGCAAAAGACACTCGCTTGTTTTTCGAGAGCTTGAATCCTTTTAACAAATTAACATCTGTATTACCGGTTTACTAGTACTTGCCAAGCAGATAGAATTTACTATGCTTGACCGTTTACTCGTCCGGATCCTGTTATTTCCTTTCTTTCCACGCCGTGTGCAAGCTGTGTGTGTGTTTTAATGTTCTGCTGCGCTATCAGATGTTTACATTTGTGACTATTCCATGGTCCCCGCCGACTGACGAAACACGTGGCAAGCAGATGATGGGGCAAGTGAACAGGGAGAGGCTGGCGGAGTTTCTCGGCGAGCTGCAACGGAAAGAGGACACGAACGACAGGTACGTGGCCGCGCTGAGGGGGGAGACCCTGACCAGGAAGCGCTACGAGCGCATCCAGCCCTTGCCTGCCGCCAACGCGCAAGCGAGCCAGGAGACTGCCGGAGCCAGCGCGGAGGAGGAGAGGCCCAAGGCAAAGTGAGTCATCAGCGAGACGTGCCTCAGTCAATTTTTACTTGCTGGACATACGCATGCTTCGGCATAATGTAAGCAGTCAGCGCCTGTGAAACGTCATTGCGCTTGGGGTATTTGACTCCCTTTTGTTTTAAACGCTGCTGATGTAAATCTTTTGTGCATTTCCCGTGAGAAGGCGTATTCCGACAGACCGTACAAAAGCTGATGATGAGCATCAGATTCGTGGGCTCTTGCTTTGCCTTTGGTGGTTGAACGAGCCTGCCTTTGGCGTGGCGAGATCTGCTTTTGCCTCGCCTTGGGTGAGCCTGCCTTTGGCGTGCCTCGCGTGCGAGGTGCTGGACGCATCAACTGCCCGGGCCGATCGAGGccagatgtcacacccggattttagggatccaaaacccgggcgcgaatataatcaccaggtgtgctgggactaagtctcacacatatgatgaatcatggcacaggatcgaatgtcacaactttactatataataggagttctatacaaaataaataattacatataaggagacgacggtccagcaacccaaagttgactgggagacgacgacctagatctctcacgaactcatcgcagcatcctccacgcgcttcatcctgtggtacctgctcttgacctgtgggggggtgtgagacagcaagagtgagctcacatacgttcatcgctcaacaagttgtggggaataatgtgaatgaactcgccaaaggcgggagctcatgtgaagtgtaaggcttaccaaagagaatggttagagctgagcattgcttttaaagttggtcaaaattttattagcaattactaagtataagtaaataccaacccaattaaatagtagaacaaaagtaacaacatcacctgtacaacatcacctgcaatgcaatgcatttgacaaattgagtttaattccataatttaatcatgtgagtgtccgagccgctcatgaccgtgagcacggctagtataccagttttacactctgcagaggttgcgcatctttacccacaagtcatgttacccatctgccaagggatcgcgacttcccatacacctctaccgaggaggcgaggcagggtaacactacgaggcctttacaaagttccactagcttcagaaaacccgctacagtttataggaagctccaatgcaggaatcccttgcaggaccgccatcacagcaaaatcctcccgagggccttcccaggaatcccttgcaggaccgccatcacagcaaaatcctcccgagggccttcccaggaatcccttgcacgaccgccatcacagcaaaatcctcccgagggcctccctacactgaccactcccctactgcccttgcccctttcgggtaaggtagtcctccactagttttcctaattagtcagccaagggcgtcccattaaacccttgtggtagcactgttttcccgggtggttctccatgttccaattaacataatgatcttatcatgaacagtaataataaacagataataaaagtgtattcataattaatgtatcttcatacccaaaaccacataaagcactagcaagtactacccaaaaagttcagtggtaaacaaggtataaagatagtcaaaactagggtaacctattaggtcccatcaaaattaacctatgcagatcattatgattaattagaacatgagtgggtgaaaagaagtgatcaagggcacaacttgcctgggacttgagattccaggtaccaggatgatcttcaggtgacacgtgacctcacgctagtcgtagcaatacaaacaagcagtgtataggcaaaattaacatcacaccaaacatgtaaacaaaatacagaataataatctactcattaaaataagattctaggaacagaaatcattaattttggagttacggattctaagttatgaatttctgaagttaataagcatctagaatagattaatccaaatgaataactttaatttaagttttatggttaaacaatgttactagttgatagacaatgttaatacaaaattattgcaactggaattactcaatttggagttaaaatgactttaatatgaattatacaagtttctagcatttattttctcattaaaatCATTTCCTAAATTTATTTTCCTGTTTTTTTTCTATCTCCTGGGCTGAGCACCAAAATCCAGGAAGGTCGGGGGCTTT is a genomic window of Zea mays cultivar B73 chromosome 5, Zm-B73-REFERENCE-NAM-5.0, whole genome shotgun sequence containing:
- the LOC100276303 gene encoding uncharacterized protein LOC100276303; translation: MSILWEKSAGWRWLVRRTRDSKPFFFTFAALCGVVPGVIGYGVMQLTGSRNEQLEAHLRSTARPETTMMGQVNRERLAEFLGELQRKEDTNDRYVAALRGETLTRKRYERIQPLPAANAQASQETAGASAEEERPKAK
- the LOC103627170 gene encoding probable beta-1,4-xylosyltransferase GT43E isoform X1 — protein: MVSSRRNSGIILREGSVRDWSEFNNPSPSPKLLYSQSYVAMRGLLASVISLDFFLLSSKLKSVCAAMTSQRHSRSQERSKSKGLTCRRVAVHLLFFFMVGIFIGFMPLFSVDVYKKIVSENERLPFHDGVIEVEMMGTKVKELETVVVEKEVELIDEPQVQESPPVPAMLDDEADFAESSPALPAIEESDIPVKKLLIIVTITSVRPQQAYYLNRLAHVLKAVQAPLLWLVVEWPEQSYETAEILRSSGVMYRHLICRKNTTSVRKIAVCQRNNAIYHVKRHHLDGIMHFADEERSYSADVFEEMQKISGFPFLASPHVKQGRFKIQHISEVAPLLTQEYVQVS
- the LOC100276303 gene encoding uncharacterized protein isoform X1, which produces MSILWEKSAGWRWLVRRTRDSKPFFFTFAALCGVVPGVIGYGVMQLTGSRNEQLEAHLRSTARPETTMFTFVTIPWSPPTDETRGKQMMGQVNRERLAEFLGELQRKEDTNDRYVAALRGETLTRKRYERIQPLPAANAQASQETAGASAEEERPKAK
- the LOC103627170 gene encoding probable beta-1,4-xylosyltransferase GT43E isoform X2 is translated as MVSSRRNSGIILREGSVRDWSEFNNPSPSPKLLYSQSYVAMRGLLASVISLDFFLLSSKLKSVCAAMTSQRHSRSQERSKSKGLTCRRVAVHLLFFFMVGIFIGFMPLFSVDVYKKIVSENERLPFHDGVIEVEMMGTKVKELETVVVEKEVELIDEPQVQESPPVPAMLDDEADFAESSPALPAIEESDIPVKKLLIIVTITSVRPQQAYYLNRLAHVLKAVQAPLLWLVVEWPEQSYETAEILRSSGVMYRHLICRKNTTSVRKIAVCQRNNAIYHVKRHHLDGIMHFADEERSYSADVFEEMQKIRIVQ